The genomic DNA GGCTTCGGCATCGCCTGCGCTCAGAGGCCCCTTTGAACGAGAATACCTACGACCGGGCCCTTATTGAGCAGGCCCTCAACACCGCGCGGACCCGGACAGAGAAAGCGATGACCCGCTTTTTTAATGCCCGGCGCGAGACGGGGATGGATGTGCTCTACGATCAGATCAGCGACTATCCGTTTCGAGTGGGCAAAGGCCTGCGGCCCGCGCTGGTCTACGCTGCTTGTCAGGGCATGGGCGGAACCGAAGCGCAGGCAGAAAACACGGCGACGGCCATTGAGCTCTTTCACAACGGCGCTCTGGTGCATGACGATATCGAGGATATTTCGGACTTCCGGCGCGGGGATGAGACGCTCTTTCGCCGTCACGGGGTGCCGATTGCGATCAACACCGGGGACGCGACTTTTGTCTTCTGCCTCTCGCTTCTGCTCGACAATGTTGAACAGCTCGGTGTCCGAAAGGCGATGCGTATCTTGAAGGATTTCGAACGGCTTAGCCGCGAATCCGTCGAAGGCCAGGCCATAGAGCTCGATTGGATTCGAAACGCACGGTTTGACCTCGACAGCGAAGACTACTTGCGCATGGCCTATAAAAAGACCTGTTGGTATACCATGATCGCGCCTCTGCGCTTGGGCGTCGTCGCAGGCTCCGGTCCGTCGATGGTGGCCGATCTCGAAGAGGCGCTGATAGACGTGATGGAGTTGGGCTACCTCGCGGGCATCGGCTTTCAGGTGCAGGACGATCTGCTGAACCTCACCGCCGACGAGGTGCTCTATGGCAAGGAGATCAGCGGCGATCTTTACGAGGGCAAGCGCACGATCATGCTGCTGCATTTTCTACGCACCGCCCCCAAACGCCAACGCACCCGCGCGATCAAACTGTTGACGCAGCCGCGGCCCAAGAAGGAACCCGACGAAGTACGTTGGCTCCTGCAGGCGATGCATGAGGCCGGTTCCATCGACCACGGGCGCGACTTGGCGCAGGATTTCATCACCCGCGCGCTGAAATTCGAAGCGGAGGGGCTGCGTTTCATGCCCGAAACCCGCCACCGCCAATTCCTCCGCGAAGTGCTGAAATACGTGATTGCAAGACTGAAGTAAGAGGGACCGCCATGTCACATGACCACGACCACGCAAGCACCCCATCGAGCCCTTTCGAGGAGCTGATAAAGCTGCAAAGCGCGTTTCAGCAGAGCCTGAGCCAGGCGACAATGCAGTATCTGCGGCAGCTGCAGGGCATCGTTGGGCCGGTCACTCCGGGCACCGTCGTGCATCAGGTGGATGGTGCAGGTGTCGCGCTCAAGCTGCGGCCCGGGGGTCAGGCGAACGCGAGCGTCAACGTCGAGAACCGGCAGCGCGTACACTCCATGGTCACGCCGATGATCACACCTTTGGTCTCCGATACCGGGGCCACGTGGTTTGCGCAGACCGCCTTCACACCTCCCACCGCGCTGCTGGCTACCGATGAGGTGCTGGACTTCGCGCTGGTACTGGAGGCACCGAAAGACATGCCCCTCGGCGTCTATCGTGGCGCCGTGCTGATCTATGGCTGCAGCGATGGCGTCGTACCGCTGGAGGTGACCGTGGCCAAACAGGCAGCAAAGCGCAAAACAACGCCGGCTGCCGCCAAGTCAAAGACAGCAACCAAAAAGGCGTCCGCGCGTAAGACCGCCGCCCGCAAATCCACCAAAGCGTCCTGAGGAGACCCGCCGATGTCCAACAGTGCCAGCATCCGCCTGATAGACCCGCCGGAGGACTCAGGCCGCACCACGGCGAGCCTCTTCTCCTCGCTCGCGAGCCGGTTGATTACCTTACACTATACCTCGGGCGTCAGTGTCATAGGATCGACGCTCGCCGGGCTCGCCGAAGCGGGCCGGGAAATCTCCAAGACTGCCGAAGGTGCCCGCATCCGCCGGGCGCTCGAAACCAGCGCCGTGAAGGATAACGGCGAGCTTTTGTGGAGCGCCCTGCGTGTCACCGGCTGGACCGAAGGCATGCCCGCAGCACCCGTGCTCGACCACATCCGCAATGACCTAGCCCTACTTCTCGCTGACGATTTGGCCGAAACGATCGACAACGTCCCTGCCCCGTTGGAAAACAAGGTTTACAAAAGCAAGACCGTGCCGCCGGCGATCACCTTTATCGACACGCTGATGGGCCTCTGGATTCACTCGCGCGAGATCGTGCAATCGGTCGAAGCGCTGGCCCGCAGCGCGCCGGAACGAGACGACATCGAACCTGGGGACGCGGTACACAGCGGCCCGATACTGCGGTGACAGCCTTCGACGCGCTCCGACCACCGGCCCTTAGCGATCCGACGGCGGCAGCTTATAAGGACTGGTTTCACCTCAACGTCTTTCTGCCTAACACGGGGCGCGTTGTGCTGATCAACCTGTCGCTGCATGGCCCCCCTTGGGACGCACGCGGGCGGGCCGTCGGCACGGCGCTGGCGAGCGGGACGGATGGCGATTGGATCGGTGGCATCGAAATCGCCTCATTCGCTGAAAGCGCGGTGGACACACAGGCCGTGTTTCTCAGCACGATCTCTATGGCCGTGACCCGTGATGGCAAAACGCTGCACGCGAAGGTCGCCCGCCCTGAAGACGGGTTCGAGGCAGATTTGATCGCGCGCCCGGTTCTTCCGGCCGGTGCGCTGGATCTCACCGCGCAGTTCGGCAGCGGGTGGATCGGGTGGAGCGCAGTGCCTGTTCTCTCGATCTCGGGAACTTTGATCCTCGATGGCAAAGCGGTCTCGCTGGAGAACGCGCGCGGCTATCACGACCACAATTGGGGCCGATGGTTCTGGGGCGAGGATGTTGCTTGGGAATGGGGCGCCTGGGTGCTGAGCGACGACATCACCGTGGTGGCGGCGCGTGGCACGGACAAGGCCCATTTCAACCACCAGCCTCCGCATGTGTTTCTGGTCCACGGCAGAAAGGTGCACGCGTTCCTGCCAAGTCAGATAAACCTGAGTTATGAGACCGTGCCGACCCGTGCGACAAGGCGGTTGCCCGGCGCGCTGGCAGCGATCCACCCGGATCGTCGCGCGCCAGATCTTCCGCGCAGGGTGACATTGCAGGCGGAAAGCCGCACTGCGAGGTTTGAATTGCATTTCGAGGCGGAGACTGTGGCCCAACTGCTCTTGGCCGACCCAATGCGCCCCGGCTCCGGCTATATCAACGAGCTGGCAGGCCGTTGCCATCTTGTTGCCAGTCTCGACCGCGCCTTGTTGCGCGCTGAAGGTTGCGGGGTTTTCGAATATGTCGAGTGAGCCCCGCCACCTGCGCGACTGGATTGTCGCACTCTACGCAGCGCTGGAGGAGGCCGAGCCGCATAGTGCGGCGGCCATTCGCAAGCTCGCGGGTGCGCAGCTGTCGCGCATGGTGTTGGACGCGGATCGTGTTACCGTACGCTTTGTCGAGGACAGGCTGCAGGTCCGGAGGATACGGGCCAGCACCGCGCAGCTGAAAACCCCCAATGGCGCCACCAATCGCATCACGGTCACGGCGCTGCTGCAGGGGTATATGGAGATTTCAGAGGCCATCGCACAGGATCAAATCCGGCTGCGCGGCACCGCAGATGAGGTGATGGCAATCTGCGCAATCATCGAGGTTCTGGTAGACGCCAGCACGCGGGTGCCCGCCCTTCAACGCTTAGCCGCTGCGTTTCTGCAGATAACCGGGCAGGAAACGGTCCGCGCCAGCCGGCGGGCGCGCGCGGCAGCAGCACGCGCCCAGGCCGAGAAAGAGCGTGCGCTCTTGCAGCGCGAAGGCCTGTTGCGGGCACCGAGGTGAAGAAAACCGACCCAGGCCGGAAGCTCTGCGGACCATATCGACGGACCTAGTGATCGCCTCATGCTCGGCATTGAGATTGGTTGTCGGCACCTGCAGGATCGCAAAGAGTACGACCGCCATGAATTGGGTGACCAGAACAACCTGCGCCCCGTTGACCTCAAAGATCGGGTTGAGACAGCTCGATACTGCGATTGTGAGCAGCTTGCGCAGTCTTTTGAATGAGCGGGAACATCCCGTTCTCACGTGACATCAACTCCTGCAGTCCCGCGTCTGTTGTCCCATTTGGGGACGTAACCTCATTTCGGAGGCTAGCAGGTGATAAGGAGCTGGATCGCAGAAGATCACCGCTCCCAGAGATCATTGTTCTTGCCAGTTTTGCTGCAACTTCTTGGGTCAAACCCAATTCTCTTCCTGCTTCTGTCAACGCTTCTGTCATCGCGAACACATAGGCCGGGCCGCTTCCAGAAATGGCTGTCAAGATCATTCAGATTTCAGATCATCTACCGACCATATATTCCGTTAATTTAGTAGTTAAATGGTCTAGGCTTCCCATTGGATGAATCGGAATTTTAGGAGAAGAACGTGCGATACGTTGCAAAAGGTATTTTGATTTGTTGCGCTGTCGCGTTTGTCGCTGTGTTTGCAGCTTGGCTTTTCCTGTCTTCTGCGTTGTTTTCCTCGGTCAGGACTGCTTTCGTCGAAAACCTGATCTCTAAGAAACTTGGCCAGGAGGTTAGAATTGAAGATGAAGTGCGTCTGGGTATCGGCCGGCAATTGCAGGTGTCAGCGGCAGGGCTGGAATTACCCGGTTCTCCGAATGCTGGTGTGAAACTTGCAGCAATCGATGAGATCGAGTTTGAAGTTTCCGCGCGCGACCTTTGGAACAATAAACTGTCACTGAGTGGTCTTTCACTCTCAGGAGTTCATCTGAACCTAATCACAGACAAAGACGGCTCCGGAAACTGGCAGTCCATTTCCCAAACGGAAGCTGAAGCCGGGAAACCTGCAAATTCCCCGACGCCGCTGTTGGCCGGAATTCTAACGGACCGCAAAATTGATCTGACTGATATCGCCATTCTTTATCAGAACGATTTAAACGGACTTGAGTTGGACCTTCAGCTTCCTGAGCTGCTCTTAAAGCGTGATACGGAAACCGATGTTGCGACGGCAGTCGGGGCCGGTTCGCTGAACGGAGAGAGGTTTGATCTGAACGCGACATTCCCCACGGAGGACCCGTTTCGGTTGGCGGTGAACTTCGAACAGATTTCGATTGTCGCCGAGGAAGTCCCTCAAGACAGCGGTCTGCAAGTGGCAACGACCGTAGAGGTTGCCGAACTTGGCCAGCTTCTCGATATCCTGAAGCTGAGCCGCGTTTTGGAAGGTACAGGGAATATTGGCGCAACGTTCACATCAGTCGACGGCGTAGCACGGATTGATGACCTATCTGTATTGGCGGAATTAGATGGCGGGCAAAGCCTTTCGCTGACGGGGCAGATCGGAGAATTGGGTAACCCGGAAGACGTATCGTTGACAACCCGCATTCGGTTGTACCCTGAAGATGCTGAGCCAGCCCCTGCCGCATCGCGATATGATCTTAAACTTATCGCAGTCGACATGGTTATCGACAGCGTGCCTGGGCAGGTGCCGCAGCGACAAATGGTTATTAAGACCAACGGTTTCACGTTGGACACGTCCGGCGAAGGCCCGCCCCCGATTAAGTTCTCCGAGCTTTCCAGAACACCAGAAGGCGCCTTAAAAGTCGGAAACATCAACCTTAGAATTGGGAAACCAGCCGACCCGTTTATCATTTTGAACGGTTCGGTCGATGACGCGCTTCAGTTGCAAGGCATATCAGCAGAAGGCCTAATCGACATACCGGCAAGCAGTTTGATCTCGCCAGAATTGTTGGGACCAGACGACCAGCTTGGCAGGTTTTCCGGTGACTTCCATTTGAACGGCGACATCAATCA from Ruegeria sp. HKCCD4315 includes the following:
- a CDS encoding AsmA family protein; translated protein: MRYVAKGILICCAVAFVAVFAAWLFLSSALFSSVRTAFVENLISKKLGQEVRIEDEVRLGIGRQLQVSAAGLELPGSPNAGVKLAAIDEIEFEVSARDLWNNKLSLSGLSLSGVHLNLITDKDGSGNWQSISQTEAEAGKPANSPTPLLAGILTDRKIDLTDIAILYQNDLNGLELDLQLPELLLKRDTETDVATAVGAGSLNGERFDLNATFPTEDPFRLAVNFEQISIVAEEVPQDSGLQVATTVEVAELGQLLDILKLSRVLEGTGNIGATFTSVDGVARIDDLSVLAELDGGQSLSLTGQIGELGNPEDVSLTTRIRLYPEDAEPAPAASRYDLKLIAVDMVIDSVPGQVPQRQMVIKTNGFTLDTSGEGPPPIKFSELSRTPEGALKVGNINLRIGKPADPFIILNGSVDDALQLQGISAEGLIDIPASSLISPELLGPDDQLGRFSGDFHLNGDINQLSLTNLDGKTSDTDVWNLEVHGTVKNVLKFEDLDLAIDVAVPSGADLLEALSLERVETGQARLEINLVSEGTDWNASANVEVADSILQIMADLDDATSDPVLQGSIESDLIKIDQIRTIVQAAAQLRKIGGPEPEEKEAKQEEEGGQGALRDVTLKPIGRSILLSGMDMDVDVDLRHIEGAKGISSLQSELTLNENELKAGPLKFEYGGAHFDVSGQMDLSNDAHLLTLTGKAGGWQLDDILHNLNFKKGASGTIYADFSVTGGTDSPKHFANSMNGNATVSMRDGSIETQLLDLAGLGVLPWVFTKEKQKVAPIVCLRAPISISNGSISTKQTTLETDHVQVVVFGGVDVAGKVLDLNLQPRKIGEPLSKSPWPVTLKGPLAKPKIKVKDGPKRLKRSDGANKMPVKRKLCVPDILQLQ
- a CDS encoding pyrroline-5-carboxylate reductase → MILTAISGSGPAYVFAMTEALTEAGRELGLTQEVAAKLARTMISGSGDLLRSSSLSPASLRNEVTSPNGTTDAGLQELMSRENGMFPLIQKTAQAAHNRSIELSQPDL
- a CDS encoding polyprenyl synthetase family protein, with product MNENTYDRALIEQALNTARTRTEKAMTRFFNARRETGMDVLYDQISDYPFRVGKGLRPALVYAACQGMGGTEAQAENTATAIELFHNGALVHDDIEDISDFRRGDETLFRRHGVPIAINTGDATFVFCLSLLLDNVEQLGVRKAMRILKDFERLSRESVEGQAIELDWIRNARFDLDSEDYLRMAYKKTCWYTMIAPLRLGVVAGSGPSMVADLEEALIDVMELGYLAGIGFQVQDDLLNLTADEVLYGKEISGDLYEGKRTIMLLHFLRTAPKRQRTRAIKLLTQPRPKKEPDEVRWLLQAMHEAGSIDHGRDLAQDFITRALKFEAEGLRFMPETRHRQFLREVLKYVIARLK